A genomic region of Miscanthus floridulus cultivar M001 chromosome 3, ASM1932011v1, whole genome shotgun sequence contains the following coding sequences:
- the LOC136545723 gene encoding uncharacterized protein translates to MVAVRLLGLRPSPGRLERWVGSLPAAGSWGGRLTLPIRSVRSYFIRSIPPLEGVERGVRAARSSRAMMGGDLYALDFDGVLCDSCGESSLSAVKAAKVRWPSLFEQVDAAMEEWIVEQMYTLRPVVETGYENLLLVRLLVEIQIPSVRKSSVADGLSIQEILENWLKLKPILMDEWQEDRESLVNLFGHVRDDWIENDFSGWIGANRFYPGTADALKLSSSEAYIVTTKQSRFAEALLKQLAGIDFPSERIYGLGTGPKVKVLQQLQQMPQHQGLKLHFIEDRLATLKNVIKEPALDKWNLYLVTWGYNTQKEREEAEAIPRVQLIDLPDFSRQLK, encoded by the exons ATGGTCGCCGTTCGTCTCCTCGGCCTGCGTCCGTCGCCCGGCCGTCTGGAGAGGTGGGTGGGGAGTCTACCGGCCGCGGGTAGCTGGGGCGGTCGCCTCACCTTGCCTATACGAAGTGTCCGCTCCTACTTCATTCGGTCCATTCCGCCGCTCGAAGGAGTTGAGAGAGGAGTAAGGGCGGCGAGGTCCTCGCGCGCCATGATGGGCGGCGACCTGTACGCCCTTGACTTCGACGGCGTCTTATGCGACAGCTGCGGGGAGAGCTCCCTCTCGGCCGTCAAG GCTGCGAAGGTGAGGTGGCCGTCGCTGTTTGAGCAGGTTGATGCCGCCATGGAGGAGTGGATAGTGGAGCAGATGTACACC CTTCGTCCAGTGGTGGAAACAGGATATGAGAACCTGTTGCTTGTAAGGTTGCTTGTTGAGATCCAAATACCCTCTGTTCGAAAATCATCA GTTGCAGATGGGCTTAGCATCCAAGAAATATTGGAGAACTGGTTAAAACTGAAGCCCATTCTCATGGATGAGTGGCAAGAAGATAGAGAATCTCTTGTAAATCTCTTTGGCCATGTAAGAGATGACTGGATTGAAAATGATTTTTCTGGCTGGATAGGCGCTAACAG GTTTTATCCTGGGACAGCTGATGCATTGAAGCTTTCAAGCTCTGAAGCTTACATAGTCACAACAAAACAG AGTAGATTTGCTGAAGCGCTTCTCAAACAATTGGCTGGAATAGATTTTCCCTCTGAAAGGATATATGGCCTTGGCACTGG TCCGAAGGTTAAAGTTCTCCAGCAGCTGCAGCAAATGCCACAGCACCAAGGCCTAAAACTTCA TTTCATCGAGGACCGACTTGCAACTCTGAAGAATGTGATCAAAGAACCAGCGCTGGACAAATGGAACCTCTACCTGG TGACATGGGGATACAACACACAGAAAGAGAGGGAAGAAGCAGAGGCTATACCAAGGGTCCAACTCATTGATCTCCCAGATTTCAGTAGGCAGCTCAAATAG